The DNA sequence CAAAGCTTCTATTGTCGAACAGTATGCACCGTTGGTAAAAAGGATTGCTCACCATTTACTCGCTCGTCTACCCGCCTCGGTGCAATTGGATGATCTGTTACAAGCAGGTATGATGGGCCTGCTTGAAGCCTCGGCCAAGTTCGATGGCAGCAAGGGTGCCAAGTTTGAAACCTTCGCCGGTATACGTATTCGCGGCTCCATGCTCGACGAGATTAGGCGAGGAGACTGGGTACCCAGGTCGGTTCACCGTAATCAGCGACGCATAGCCCAGGTGATTGACGAGCTAGAACAAGAACTTGGACGTGACGCAAAAGACAATGAAATTGCGGATCGACTTGATATGACGCTCGATGAGTACCATCATATTCTTAATGATGTTTCCGTCGGGAAAGTAGTTGGAATTGAAGATCTTGGTGTATCGGTCGATGTAGTAAGACAGGAAGACGATCATCAGGACGACGCATTTGAGTCACTGGCAGAGACACAGTTCCACGAGGCCCTCGTCGAGGCGATTAAATTACTGCCAGAAAGAGATGGATTAGTTTTGTCGTTATATTATGACGAAGCATTAAATTTAAAAGAGATCGGTGCCGTACTTGATGTAAGCGAATCCCGAGTAAGCCAGATACACAGCCAGGCGATGCTCAGACTCAAAGCTAAACTCAAGCATTGGACCAAAATATAACGATTACATGAGCAATATAAAAACAGCTCCGCGGAGGAAACCTTGGACAAGAATATGAAGATTCTCGTTGTTGACGACTTCTCAACAATGAGACGCATCATCAAGAACTTGTTGAGAGACTTGGGTTTTAATAACACTCAGGAAGCAGATGACGGTTCGACAGCCTTGCCTATGTTGCAAAAAGGCGATTTTGACTTTGTCGTGACCGATTGGAATATGCCTGGCATGCAGGGGATCGACCTGTTAAAGGCTATCCGTGCTGATGACAACCTGAAGCACATTCCTGTGTTGATGGTGACTGCGGAAGCAAAAAGGGAACAGATCATTGCAGCGGCGCAGGCCGGTGTGAATGGCTATGTGGTGAAACCTTTTACTGCGGCGACATTGAAAGAGAAGTTAGACAAAATTTTCGAACGACTCGGTTAATCAAGGTTGAGCTATGCAGGCAGAAACTTCAGGGCTGATCAATCTAGCACAGGCCAAGCAACTCGTTGATCTGCTAGAGGCGGGTCAACAAGAGATGGCCGATGAGCTAATTCGCGATATCGCCAGCCCGATTCAGAAAGAGCTGTTTGACGAGGTGGGTCGCCTAACCCGTCAGCTTCACAGTGCCATAGTGGACTTTCAGGTGGACGGTCGTCTCGTGGAGCTGGCCAATAGCGAAATTCCCGATGCCAAAGAGCGCCTCAATTATGTCATCGACATGACGGAGCAGGCCGCCAATAAAACCATGGACGCCGTCGAAGAGTCTCTGCCTCTTGCAGATGCCCTTACCATGAACGTACAGGCCGTTAAGCCTTCTTGGGATCGCCTGATGCGTCGCGATATTCAGCTGCACGAATTTAAGGCGCTCTGCCATGATGTTCAGCAGTTTATCGAGCGCAGCGAATCCGATTCCAATCGTTTAAAAGAGTTACTCAACAACATATTGCTGGCCCAGGACTTCCAAGATCTGACCGGACAGATGATCCGCCGGGTGATCGAGCTGGTGCGAGAGGTTGAGAGTAACCTGGTCTCTATGTTGACCGTATTTGGCGAGCAGCCCGCCACGGATAAACCCCGTGCATCAGAGAAGTGTGTCGAAGCTGAAGGTCCTATTATGAACGCTGATCAGCGTGATGATGTCGTGACAGGGCAAGATGAAGTCGATGACTTGCTGTCGAGTCTAGGTTTCTAAGTAGGAGTCATATGAATGTCCTTTGATGTTGATGAAGAGATACTGCAGGACTTTTTGATTGAAGCGGGCGAGATCCTTGAGCTTCTCTCTGAACAGCTGGTGGCGTTAGAAAATAACCCCGACGACACCGAACTACTCAATGCCATCTTCCGTGGATTCCATACCGTTAAAGGCGGCGCCGGCTTCCTGAGCCTGACGCCCATGGTGGATGTTTGTCACGAAGCGGAAAACACCTTCGACCTGTTGCGCACGGGTAAGCGTAGTGTCTCTGCCGAGCTGATGGATATCATTCTCCAGGCCGTCGACACCATCAACTCTATGTTTGCCGAGACCCAGGCGGGTGTCGAGCAAAGCCCTGCCGATGAAGGCCTGTTAGCTAATCTTAAATTATTGAGCTCTGGTGGCTTATTGCCATCTGAGCAGGGCGGGGCATCAGTTGAAGCCGTTGCCGAGACGCCGGCCGAACCGGCTGTCGAAATACCAGCTGACGACGGTATAGAGCTATTTGATATGCCGCTCGATGACGGTGTCGAACTGTTCGACGAGCCGGTAAGCGATGCACCCGTGACCTCTATCGCCGGAGAAGGCGATATCGATGAGATCGATGAATCTGAATTCGAAGCCCTGCTCGATGCCCTTCATGGCAGCGGTAAGGGGCCATCAAGTACGGCGCCTGCAGGTGTGGCGCCGATTCAGGCGAGCGATAGCGACGACATCACAGACGATGAGTTCGAGTCGCTGCTCGATGAACTGCATGGCTCGGGTAAATTTCAGGCCCCTTCGGCTCCTATTGCCAAGGTGCCAGAGCCGACCTCGCCGCCGGTGGACGCCGATGAGATCACCGACGATGAATTTGAAAAGCTGCTCGATGAGCTGCATGGCGCCGGTGCTGGCCCTGGCAGTGAGACAAGCAAACCAGTAGCTTCTGCCGCTAAGGCGCCAGCAGCCCCTGCGCCGAATAAAGTCGCCACCCCGGCGCCAAGCAGCGTTAAGTCGCAACCCGTGGAGGTGCCAGCTCCTAAGCCTGTGGTGAAAGAGAAGGCTGCGGCAAAGGCGCCAGCGACCAATATGCCTCAGGCGGAAACCACAGTGCGCGTCGATACCGCGCGCCTGGATCAGATCATGAACATGGTCGGTGAGCTGGTATTGGTGCGTAACCGCCTGCTTAGCTTAGGGATTTCCCGCGATGATGAGGATATGTCTAAGGCGCTGGCCAACCTGGATCTGGTGACAGCCGATCTCCAGGGCGCGGTGATGAAGACGCGCATGCAACCGATCAAGAAGGTCTTCGGCCGCTTCCCTCGCGTGGTGCGGGATCTGGCGCGCAGCCTGAATAAAGAGATCGATCTTCGCATGATAGGTGAAGATACGGATCTGGATAAGAACCTGGTGGAAGCCCTTGCGGATCCTTTGGTTCACTTGGTGCGTAACTCGGTTGACCATGGTATCGAGATGCCTGACGAGCGTGAAGCTAACGGCAAGTCGCGTACCGGGACTATTACCCTTTCTGCCAGTCAGGAAGGTGACCATATCCTGCTCAAGATTGAAGATGATGGCGCGGGGATGGACCCCGAGAAGCTTAAGCAGATCGCCATCAAGCGCGGCGTGCTCGATGAAGATGCTGCGGCGCGCATGTCTGATGAAGAGGCCTATAACCTTATCTTCGCCCCGGGCTTCTCTACCAAGGTGGAGATCTCCGATATTTCCGGCCGCGGCGTCGGCATGGATGTGGTGAAGACGCGTATCACTCAGTTAAACGGTACCGTGCATATCGACTCCTTAAAAGGTAAGGGGACTTGCCTGGAGATCAAGGTGCCGCTCACCCTGGCTATTATGCCGACCCTGATGGTGGAAGTGGCTCAGCAGGTATTTGCTCTGCCGCTGTCGAGCGTTAGCGAGATCTTCCACCTGGATCTGACCAAGACCAATGTTGTCGATGGCCAGCTAACTGTGATTGTGCGGGAAAAGGCCGTGCCGCTCTTCTATCTCGAGCATTGGCTGAGTCGTAAGGCGGTGAGCTTTAAGCATGGCGACAAGCAGCACGGTCACGTGGTGATAGTGCAGCTGGGTACCATGCAGATAGGCTTCGTGGTTGACTCCTTGATCGGTCAGGAAGAGGTAGTGATCAAGCCTCTGGGCACCTTGTTACATGGCACCCCAGGCATGGCTGGCGCGACTATTACCTCTGACGGTGGCATCGCATTGATATTAGATGTGCCCGGCTTATTGAAACATTACGCCAAGAACAAGAAATAACAGTTAGCGGCACAGTGAGCTATAGGATCAGCGTGATGCCCAGAGGCGTCACGCTTTGTTTAGGCAAGGATCCTGTTGCAGATAGGAATTTGAATGGCCATAAAAGTATTAGTTGTCGATGATTCAAGCTTTTTTCGTCGCCGAGTCAGTGAGATTGTCACCAAGGATGCGGAGTTAGAGGTCATAGGCACGGCGTCTAATGGCGCCGAGGCGGTCAAGTTGGCGCAGCAGTTAAAGCCACAAGTTATCACCATGGATATTGAGATGCCAGTGATGGATGGCATCAGCGCCGTGCGTGAGATCATGGCGAAGTGTCCGACCCCCATCTTGATGTTCTCATCCCTTACCCACGACGGCGCCAAGGCAACCCTGGATGCCCTGGAAGCGGGTGCGTTAGATTTTCTTCCTAAGCGATTTGAAGATATTGCCACCAACAAGGATGAGGCGATCGCTCTGTTGCAGCAGCGCATCAAGGCGCTGGGCCGCCGCCGTGTGTTCCGCCCCATATTGCCAAGAAGTGTACCACCAAAGCCTGCGACAACAACTGCTTCTACGACGCCGACAAGAGAGATGGCGCAGCGTCCTGCAACGCGTCCGAGCGCGCCTGTTACCCGCGCCAGCGGTAAGAGATATAAGCTTTTATTGATCGGCACCTCAACCGGCGGCCCCGTTGCGCTGCAGCGGATATTGACCAAGCTGCCGGCGAACTATCCTCATCCTATTTTGCTTATCCAGCATATGCCGGCAGCCTTTACGCCCGCCTTCGCCACGCGCTTAAATGGCCTGTGTGCCATCGAGGTGAAAGAGGCGCAAAATGGCGATCAGCTCAGGGCAGGCTGCGCCTACCTGGCACCCGGTGGCATGCAGATGATGTTAGAGCGTGGCGGCAGCTTTGGACGCATCAAGATAGTGGCCGGTAGCATGGATATGAATTACAAGCCCTGTGTCGACATTACCTTTGC is a window from the Shewanella loihica PV-4 genome containing:
- a CDS encoding RNA polymerase sigma factor FliA, which codes for MSKAAAYTCLDNKASIVEQYAPLVKRIAHHLLARLPASVQLDDLLQAGMMGLLEASAKFDGSKGAKFETFAGIRIRGSMLDEIRRGDWVPRSVHRNQRRIAQVIDELEQELGRDAKDNEIADRLDMTLDEYHHILNDVSVGKVVGIEDLGVSVDVVRQEDDHQDDAFESLAETQFHEALVEAIKLLPERDGLVLSLYYDEALNLKEIGAVLDVSESRVSQIHSQAMLRLKAKLKHWTKI
- the cheY gene encoding chemotaxis response regulator CheY, with translation MDKNMKILVVDDFSTMRRIIKNLLRDLGFNNTQEADDGSTALPMLQKGDFDFVVTDWNMPGMQGIDLLKAIRADDNLKHIPVLMVTAEAKREQIIAAAQAGVNGYVVKPFTAATLKEKLDKIFERLG
- a CDS encoding protein phosphatase CheZ encodes the protein MQAETSGLINLAQAKQLVDLLEAGQQEMADELIRDIASPIQKELFDEVGRLTRQLHSAIVDFQVDGRLVELANSEIPDAKERLNYVIDMTEQAANKTMDAVEESLPLADALTMNVQAVKPSWDRLMRRDIQLHEFKALCHDVQQFIERSESDSNRLKELLNNILLAQDFQDLTGQMIRRVIELVREVESNLVSMLTVFGEQPATDKPRASEKCVEAEGPIMNADQRDDVVTGQDEVDDLLSSLGF
- a CDS encoding chemotaxis protein CheA, translated to MSFDVDEEILQDFLIEAGEILELLSEQLVALENNPDDTELLNAIFRGFHTVKGGAGFLSLTPMVDVCHEAENTFDLLRTGKRSVSAELMDIILQAVDTINSMFAETQAGVEQSPADEGLLANLKLLSSGGLLPSEQGGASVEAVAETPAEPAVEIPADDGIELFDMPLDDGVELFDEPVSDAPVTSIAGEGDIDEIDESEFEALLDALHGSGKGPSSTAPAGVAPIQASDSDDITDDEFESLLDELHGSGKFQAPSAPIAKVPEPTSPPVDADEITDDEFEKLLDELHGAGAGPGSETSKPVASAAKAPAAPAPNKVATPAPSSVKSQPVEVPAPKPVVKEKAAAKAPATNMPQAETTVRVDTARLDQIMNMVGELVLVRNRLLSLGISRDDEDMSKALANLDLVTADLQGAVMKTRMQPIKKVFGRFPRVVRDLARSLNKEIDLRMIGEDTDLDKNLVEALADPLVHLVRNSVDHGIEMPDEREANGKSRTGTITLSASQEGDHILLKIEDDGAGMDPEKLKQIAIKRGVLDEDAAARMSDEEAYNLIFAPGFSTKVEISDISGRGVGMDVVKTRITQLNGTVHIDSLKGKGTCLEIKVPLTLAIMPTLMVEVAQQVFALPLSSVSEIFHLDLTKTNVVDGQLTVIVREKAVPLFYLEHWLSRKAVSFKHGDKQHGHVVIVQLGTMQIGFVVDSLIGQEEVVIKPLGTLLHGTPGMAGATITSDGGIALILDVPGLLKHYAKNKK
- a CDS encoding protein-glutamate methylesterase/protein-glutamine glutaminase, yielding MAIKVLVVDDSSFFRRRVSEIVTKDAELEVIGTASNGAEAVKLAQQLKPQVITMDIEMPVMDGISAVREIMAKCPTPILMFSSLTHDGAKATLDALEAGALDFLPKRFEDIATNKDEAIALLQQRIKALGRRRVFRPILPRSVPPKPATTTASTTPTREMAQRPATRPSAPVTRASGKRYKLLLIGTSTGGPVALQRILTKLPANYPHPILLIQHMPAAFTPAFATRLNGLCAIEVKEAQNGDQLRAGCAYLAPGGMQMMLERGGSFGRIKIVAGSMDMNYKPCVDITFASASKLSGGETLAVVLTGMGADGREGARMLKNVGATIWAQDEASCVVYGMPQAVTAAGISSQSIALDDMAEAIIRESGRG